The following are from one region of the Gemmatimonadaceae bacterium genome:
- a CDS encoding S9 family peptidase produces the protein MLRRTLALIVLASSLQAQAADRTPAIDELLSLKSVASPRLSPDGARVAYLLTTTDWQQDAFVAQLHLHDLRSGSTRQLTRHEAGVSQVQWSPDGKWLSFVSTRVDQKPQLFALAIDGGEPVRLTSAAGGVSAYDWRPDAGAIAFTSSPSAGERKARDTTLGGFEVVRRDHAMQQLYTIDVAAALQAPQPGVLRTPAATRYSVGSPAWSPDGTRIAFSTTLRPDAPNANTADIRVLTVADNSVRDVVTQPGADDNPHWSPDGSQLVFSTAMGEVRTNYFRNTRLAVVDAGGGAIRPITLAFDEQPGYVAWGPRGVYFSGLQKTASHLYVADPSSGTIIRLTGPDDGMYAGFSLDRSHTQVAFITSSPTALPELAVSPLESFTPRVVSDMSTQVAGWKLGTREVFRWKSRDGTEIEGILIKPRDFDPARRYPLLCVIHGGPTGIDRPTLPDARYYPVDQWVNRGALVLKVNYRGSAGYGERFRALNYRNLGVGDAWDVISGVDALIERGWVQRDLVASMGWSQGGYISAFLTTSSRRFVATSVGAGISDWRTYYYNTDITPFTINYLGADPVADPAIYAKTSPVDYVRNARTPTLIQHGELDRRVPIANAYQLRQALEDRNVPVEMIVYKGYGHGITKPKSQRAVMQHNLGWFNHYVFGDPLPDFTKVSGVPAP, from the coding sequence ATGCTGCGCCGCACCCTCGCCCTCATCGTCCTCGCCTCGTCGCTGCAGGCGCAGGCGGCCGACCGCACGCCGGCGATCGACGAGCTGCTCTCACTGAAGTCGGTGGCGAGCCCGCGCCTGTCGCCGGACGGCGCCCGGGTGGCGTACCTGCTCACCACCACCGACTGGCAGCAGGATGCGTTCGTGGCGCAGCTGCACCTGCATGACCTGCGCAGCGGCAGCACGCGGCAGCTCACCCGGCACGAGGCCGGGGTCTCGCAGGTGCAGTGGTCACCGGACGGCAAGTGGCTCTCGTTCGTCAGCACGCGCGTGGACCAGAAGCCGCAGCTCTTCGCGCTCGCGATCGACGGCGGAGAGCCGGTGCGCCTCACCAGCGCCGCCGGCGGGGTGAGTGCCTACGACTGGCGGCCGGATGCCGGTGCAATCGCCTTCACGTCCAGCCCCTCCGCCGGCGAGCGCAAGGCGCGCGACACGACTCTCGGCGGGTTCGAGGTGGTGCGACGGGACCATGCCATGCAGCAGCTCTACACCATCGACGTGGCGGCCGCACTGCAGGCCCCGCAGCCCGGCGTGCTGCGCACACCGGCGGCCACGCGCTACAGCGTGGGCAGCCCGGCCTGGTCACCCGACGGCACCCGCATCGCCTTCAGCACGACGCTGCGCCCCGATGCACCGAATGCGAACACCGCCGACATCCGCGTGCTGACCGTGGCGGACAACAGCGTGCGCGACGTGGTCACGCAGCCCGGTGCCGACGACAATCCGCACTGGTCGCCGGACGGGAGCCAGCTCGTGTTCAGCACGGCGATGGGCGAGGTGCGGACGAACTACTTCCGCAACACGCGCCTGGCGGTGGTGGATGCCGGCGGAGGCGCGATCCGCCCGATCACGCTGGCGTTCGACGAGCAGCCGGGCTATGTGGCCTGGGGACCGCGCGGGGTCTACTTCAGCGGACTGCAGAAGACGGCCTCCCACCTCTACGTCGCCGACCCGTCCAGCGGCACCATCATCCGGCTCACGGGGCCGGACGACGGCATGTATGCCGGCTTCTCCCTCGATCGCAGCCACACGCAGGTCGCCTTCATCACCTCGTCGCCCACGGCGCTGCCGGAGCTCGCGGTCTCGCCGCTGGAGTCGTTCACGCCGCGCGTCGTCAGCGACATGAGCACGCAGGTCGCGGGCTGGAAGCTCGGCACGCGCGAGGTGTTCCGCTGGAAGAGCCGCGACGGCACGGAGATCGAGGGAATCCTGATCAAGCCGCGCGACTTCGACCCGGCGCGCCGCTACCCGCTGCTCTGCGTGATCCACGGCGGTCCCACCGGCATCGACCGGCCCACGCTGCCCGACGCGCGGTACTACCCGGTGGACCAGTGGGTGAACCGCGGCGCACTGGTGCTGAAGGTGAACTACCGCGGCAGTGCCGGCTACGGCGAGCGGTTCCGCGCGCTGAACTACCGCAACCTCGGTGTCGGCGACGCGTGGGACGTGATCAGCGGCGTGGACGCACTGATCGAGCGCGGCTGGGTGCAGCGTGACCTCGTCGCCTCGATGGGCTGGAGCCAGGGCGGGTACATCTCCGCGTTCCTCACCACCAGCAGCCGCCGCTTCGTGGCGACGTCGGTAGGCGCGGGCATCTCCGACTGGCGCACGTACTACTACAACACCGACATCACGCCGTTCACGATCAACTACCTCGGCGCCGACCCGGTGGCGGACCCGGCGATCTACGCGAAGACGTCACCGGTGGACTACGTGCGCAACGCCCGCACGCCGACGCTCATCCAGCACGGAGAGCTCGATCGCCGGGTGCCGATCGCGAACGCCTACCAGTTGCGGCAGGCGCTGGAGGACCGGAACGTGCCGGTCGAGATGATCGTGTACAAGGGCTACGGGCATGGCATCACGAAGCCGAAGTCGCAGCGGGCGGTGATGCAGCACAACCTGGGCTGGTTCAACCACTACGTCTTCGGGGACCCGCTCCCGGACTTCACGAAGGTGTCCGGGGTGCCGGCGCCCTGA
- a CDS encoding nicotinamide mononucleotide transporter translates to MIDWPRVVHELSPLEVAAAVATLVNVWLLVKNNIWTWAWGVASVVLYGIVFWRAHLWSSTGLQVLYYLPMQAYGWWVWLRAGPTHHDDLPITRLTTRGRLLWTLATLPLAALLGWVMSFTGAQQSMADALVTAVSVSGQYLQTHKKIEHWACWTLVNALYAFWLLPRQQLWVSSLIYLILLGMAVQGWRQWLREEQGQGVAAA, encoded by the coding sequence GTGATCGACTGGCCACGGGTGGTGCACGAGCTCTCGCCGCTGGAGGTGGCGGCGGCAGTGGCGACGCTGGTGAACGTCTGGCTGCTGGTGAAGAACAACATCTGGACCTGGGCGTGGGGCGTGGCGTCGGTGGTGCTCTACGGCATCGTCTTCTGGCGCGCACACCTCTGGTCGAGCACCGGGCTGCAGGTGCTGTACTACCTGCCGATGCAGGCCTACGGCTGGTGGGTGTGGCTCCGCGCCGGCCCCACGCACCACGACGACCTGCCGATCACCCGCCTCACCACGCGGGGCCGGCTCCTCTGGACCCTCGCCACCCTGCCGCTGGCCGCGCTCCTCGGCTGGGTCATGTCGTTCACCGGCGCGCAGCAGTCGATGGCCGACGCACTGGTCACTGCAGTGAGCGTCAGCGGCCAGTATCTTCAGACACACAAGAAGATCGAGCACTGGGCCTGCTGGACGCTGGTGAACGCGCTCTACGCGTTCTGGCTGCTGCCGCGACAGCAGCTCTGGGTCTCGTCGCTGATCTACCTGATCCTGCTCGGCATGGCCGTCCAGGGGTGGCGACAGTGGCTCCGCGAGGAGCAGGGGCAGGGCGTCGCCGCCGCCTGA
- a CDS encoding class I SAM-dependent methyltransferase, producing the protein MRPESPDARIAQSWTDNADAWTKVVREGLVPSRLAGTDAAIVEACLACGTGTLLDVGCGEGWLVRAVAAHGLRATGVDVSPPLIAQATALGGGEFAVATYEALQHDAGLAAGPWSVIACNFSLLADPVHPLLAALRARLDAGGVLLIQTVHPWTARGDAPYASGWRTEAFDAFAVPFPTPMPWYYRTLTSWLGEIATAGLRVTRVQEPLHPATGMPLSLLLHCEAA; encoded by the coding sequence ATGCGCCCGGAGTCGCCGGATGCGCGCATCGCGCAGAGCTGGACCGACAACGCCGACGCCTGGACGAAGGTCGTGCGCGAGGGGCTGGTGCCGAGCCGGCTGGCCGGGACCGACGCCGCGATCGTGGAGGCCTGCCTGGCCTGCGGCACCGGCACGCTGCTGGACGTGGGCTGCGGGGAAGGGTGGCTGGTGCGGGCGGTGGCGGCACACGGCCTGCGCGCGACGGGAGTGGACGTGAGCCCGCCGCTGATCGCGCAGGCCACGGCCCTCGGCGGCGGCGAATTCGCGGTGGCGACCTACGAGGCGCTGCAACACGACGCCGGCCTGGCCGCGGGGCCCTGGTCGGTGATCGCCTGCAACTTCTCGCTGCTCGCCGATCCCGTGCACCCGCTGCTGGCGGCATTGCGCGCACGGCTCGACGCCGGCGGCGTGCTGCTGATCCAGACCGTGCATCCCTGGACGGCGCGCGGCGACGCCCCCTACGCCAGCGGCTGGCGCACCGAGGCCTTCGACGCCTTCGCGGTGCCGTTCCCGACGCCGATGCCGTGGTACTACCGCACGCTGACCTCGTGGCTCGGTGAGATCGCGACCGCCGGGCTGCGCGTGACCCGGGTGCAGGAGCCGCTGCACCCCGCCACCGGCATGCCGCTCTCGCTCCTGCTCCACTGCGAGGCGGCGTGA
- a CDS encoding DUF2721 domain-containing protein — protein sequence MQTSAPLIDIAHVIQQAVAPVFLLSGVAAMLNVLTNRLARVIDRARQFEIDYHDLPVGHERQVMRDRLAVLSGRARLANRGITLCTICALLVCLVIIALFGSAVLHVSGAYWIAGLFVLAMLALIGGLLAFLQEIFIATRTVRIDPPRDRVSAEGTGAGG from the coding sequence ATGCAGACCAGTGCTCCCCTGATCGACATCGCGCACGTCATCCAGCAGGCCGTGGCACCGGTGTTCCTGCTCTCCGGCGTGGCGGCGATGCTCAACGTGCTCACGAACCGGCTCGCGCGCGTGATCGACCGGGCGCGCCAGTTCGAGATCGACTACCACGACCTCCCGGTGGGGCACGAACGCCAGGTGATGCGCGATCGCCTCGCTGTCCTGTCGGGCCGCGCCCGCCTCGCCAACCGCGGGATCACGCTCTGCACCATCTGTGCGCTCCTCGTCTGCCTGGTGATCATCGCGCTGTTCGGGTCCGCGGTCCTGCACGTCAGCGGCGCGTACTGGATCGCCGGCCTCTTCGTGCTCGCGATGCTGGCGCTGATCGGCGGCCTGCTCGCCTTCCTCCAGGAGATCTTCATCGCCACCCGCACCGTGCGCATCGACCCGCCGCGGGACCGCGTATCGGCCGAGGGCACGGGAGCGGGCGGCTGA
- a CDS encoding rRNA pseudouridine synthase, giving the protein MPPRPRRAPTARSTPVARTDTVAARGTVSLARALSKLGICSRSQAEVAVRDGRVTVNGRRVTDSSRRVVPERDVIVLDGARTAATARVYIALNKPRGLLTTRSDPRGRGTVYECLDDPSLPFLGPVGRLDQASEGLLLFTNDTQWANAITAPASHVVKTYHVQVDRVPDAALVAALQRGVTTDDGERLGAVRVAVLRAGARHGWLEIELDEGRNRQVRRMLEACDTTVLRLVRVAIGPLALGTLAKGAWRHLLPDEIVAVRPPAGGVVRGDR; this is encoded by the coding sequence ATGCCCCCGCGTCCCCGCCGCGCCCCGACCGCTCGATCCACGCCGGTCGCACGAACCGACACCGTCGCCGCACGCGGCACGGTGTCGCTCGCGCGCGCCCTCTCCAAGCTTGGCATCTGCTCCCGGTCGCAGGCGGAGGTCGCCGTCCGTGACGGACGCGTGACGGTGAACGGCCGGCGGGTCACCGACAGCAGCCGACGGGTGGTGCCGGAGCGGGATGTGATCGTGCTCGATGGCGCGCGCACGGCGGCGACGGCACGCGTCTACATCGCGCTCAACAAGCCGCGCGGGTTGCTCACCACGCGCAGCGATCCACGCGGGCGCGGCACCGTCTACGAGTGCCTCGACGATCCCTCGCTGCCGTTCCTCGGCCCGGTGGGCCGCCTCGACCAGGCCAGCGAGGGGCTGTTGCTCTTCACCAACGACACGCAGTGGGCGAATGCGATCACGGCGCCGGCCTCGCACGTGGTGAAGACGTACCACGTGCAGGTGGATCGTGTGCCGGATGCCGCGCTGGTGGCGGCGCTGCAGCGTGGCGTGACGACCGACGACGGCGAGCGGCTCGGTGCCGTCCGGGTGGCGGTGCTGCGCGCCGGCGCGCGGCATGGGTGGCTCGAGATCGAGCTCGACGAGGGGCGCAACCGGCAGGTGCGACGGATGCTGGAGGCCTGTGACACCACGGTGCTGCGACTCGTGCGCGTTGCGATCGGTCCGCTGGCGCTCGGCACGCTGGCCAAGGGGGCGTGGCGCCACCTGCTCCCGGACGAGATCGTGGCCGTGCGTCCGCCGGCAGGGGGCGTGGTCCGCGGCGATCGCTGA
- a CDS encoding aspartate aminotransferase family protein, with amino-acid sequence MRSTSPRDERFLLPVLLDTAAALSRQFLDGITDRPVQPGAVPLPAVALPETGEGTQAVLERLRDDVLPLLTASAGPRYLGFVTGGGTPAALAADWITSAVDNNASDASSSAVVQLEEQAIAMLCDLLSLPTTMAGWFVSGATMANMAGLATARQWLGEARGVDVAADGAGVLPDLRILSATPHASVVKAAAILGIGRNHVRIVDTVPGTERVHVPAMATALAASDVPTIIVANAGTVTTTAFDDIAALAALAREHRAWLHVDGAFGLFATLLPAHAAQLAGLADADSICGDAHKWLNVPYDSGFVLTRHPAVQARVFRNAASYFMQAGALADPFHHTPENSRRWRALAVWATLLAYGRSGVADVVAECCACAASLGAWIEAHPDLELLAPVSLNVVAFRLGDRIVAGRDGAALTRVFLDGVAASGDTFLTPATLSGRPGVRAAFSNWRTTAGDDLPRIQRGISAGVAGVSSGI; translated from the coding sequence GTGCGCTCCACCTCGCCCCGCGACGAACGCTTCCTGCTGCCCGTGTTGCTCGACACGGCGGCCGCGCTGTCACGGCAGTTCCTGGACGGCATCACGGACCGCCCCGTGCAGCCCGGTGCCGTGCCGCTCCCTGCCGTCGCGTTGCCCGAAACCGGCGAAGGCACGCAAGCCGTGCTCGAGCGGCTGCGCGACGACGTCCTCCCGCTGCTGACGGCGTCCGCCGGACCGCGCTACCTGGGCTTCGTGACCGGCGGGGGCACGCCCGCCGCACTGGCTGCGGACTGGATCACGAGTGCCGTGGACAACAACGCATCGGATGCGTCGAGCAGCGCGGTGGTGCAGCTCGAGGAGCAGGCGATCGCGATGCTCTGCGACCTGCTCTCGCTGCCGACGACGATGGCGGGGTGGTTCGTGAGCGGCGCCACGATGGCGAACATGGCCGGGCTGGCGACGGCGCGGCAGTGGCTTGGCGAGGCGCGTGGCGTGGATGTCGCCGCCGACGGCGCCGGCGTGCTGCCGGACCTCCGCATCCTGTCCGCCACGCCACACGCGAGCGTCGTGAAGGCGGCGGCGATCCTCGGCATCGGCCGGAATCACGTCAGGATCGTCGACACCGTCCCGGGCACGGAACGGGTGCACGTGCCGGCCATGGCGACGGCACTCGCGGCCAGCGACGTGCCGACGATCATCGTCGCGAACGCGGGCACCGTCACGACCACGGCGTTCGATGACATCGCGGCACTCGCGGCACTGGCGCGCGAGCACCGCGCCTGGCTGCACGTGGACGGAGCGTTCGGGCTCTTCGCGACGCTGCTGCCGGCGCACGCCGCGCAGCTCGCCGGACTGGCCGACGCCGACTCGATCTGCGGCGACGCACACAAGTGGCTCAACGTGCCGTACGACAGCGGGTTCGTGCTGACGCGGCATCCTGCGGTGCAGGCGCGCGTGTTCCGGAACGCGGCGTCGTACTTCATGCAGGCCGGCGCCCTGGCCGATCCCTTCCATCACACGCCGGAGAATTCGCGGCGATGGCGCGCGCTGGCGGTGTGGGCGACGCTGCTGGCCTACGGACGGTCGGGGGTCGCCGACGTGGTCGCGGAGTGTTGTGCCTGCGCGGCGAGCCTGGGGGCGTGGATCGAGGCGCACCCTGACCTGGAGCTGCTGGCGCCAGTCTCGCTGAACGTGGTGGCCTTCCGGCTCGGCGACCGGATCGTTGCGGGGCGAGACGGCGCGGCACTGACCCGCGTCTTTCTGGACGGGGTCGCGGCCAGCGGCGACACGTTCCTGACACCCGCCACGCTCTCCGGCCGGCCGGGCGTGCGGGCGGCGTTCAGCAACTGGCGCACCACGGCGGGTGACGACCTGCCCCGCATCCAGCGTGGTATTTCAGCGGGGGTGGCCGGGGTGTCGTCCGGCATCTGA
- a CDS encoding sel1 repeat family protein has product MRPAFGRVRQSRTVLQLLFGVTLLAAFTVTADAQQPRTRRAPRAARTTASDTTALLASCAAGKSAACRAMSGIYFAGKPAPADTIRGTELLERACRAGDARACGQSAWLVRQGIGQRADTARAFRLFGAGCTAGDAKSCTSLGFMHEMGAGTARDIVQAAANYDRACRAGDARGCSNLATLSDSVTVVGTDAARATSLLTRACDDKDAIACSNLGARVESGNGATANPVRAVALYARSCRDNVLVACVNLGTLTAQGRGTRADPERAARLFTQACDGNVAAGCANLAIAHRRGAGVPVDSALARTLFEKACRLGDADACRRAQR; this is encoded by the coding sequence ATGCGACCCGCTTTCGGTCGAGTTCGCCAGAGCCGAACGGTCCTGCAGTTGCTGTTCGGCGTGACCCTGCTCGCGGCGTTCACCGTCACCGCCGACGCGCAGCAGCCGCGCACGCGACGTGCGCCCCGCGCCGCCCGGACCACGGCATCGGATACCACCGCGCTCCTCGCCAGCTGCGCTGCCGGCAAGAGTGCCGCCTGCCGCGCCATGTCCGGGATCTACTTCGCCGGCAAGCCCGCACCCGCCGACACCATCCGCGGCACCGAGCTCCTCGAGCGCGCCTGCCGCGCCGGTGACGCACGCGCCTGCGGACAGTCGGCCTGGCTCGTCCGTCAGGGCATCGGCCAGCGCGCCGACACCGCGCGCGCCTTTCGCCTCTTCGGCGCCGGCTGCACCGCCGGTGATGCCAAGTCGTGCACCTCGCTGGGCTTCATGCACGAGATGGGCGCCGGCACGGCGCGTGACATCGTGCAGGCTGCTGCCAACTACGATCGCGCCTGCCGTGCCGGTGACGCGCGTGGCTGCAGCAACCTCGCCACGCTCAGCGACTCGGTCACCGTGGTCGGCACCGATGCCGCACGCGCCACCTCGCTGCTCACCCGCGCCTGCGACGACAAGGACGCCATCGCCTGCAGCAACCTCGGCGCGCGCGTCGAGAGCGGGAACGGGGCGACGGCCAACCCGGTGCGCGCCGTGGCTCTCTACGCGCGCTCCTGCCGCGACAACGTGCTGGTGGCGTGCGTGAACCTCGGCACGCTCACCGCGCAGGGCCGCGGCACACGCGCCGACCCGGAGCGCGCCGCACGGCTCTTCACGCAGGCGTGTGACGGCAACGTCGCCGCGGGATGTGCGAACCTCGCCATCGCGCACCGTCGCGGCGCCGGCGTGCCGGTGGACAGCGCGCTCGCACGCACCCTGTTCGAGAAGGCCTGCCGGCTCGGTGACGCCGACGCCTGCCGCCGCGCGCAGCGCTGA
- a CDS encoding VOC family protein, whose protein sequence is MNAIGLIAPCLFYRDANAAIEFLVRAFDFRVRLQVPDEQGGVAHAELTFRDSVIMVGTAKPARGWQSPMDLAGVNQTLSVTVEDADAHHAQAVAAGAYIERGLEDASYGSRGYEARDPEGNCWYFGTYVPGAWWDGKTPG, encoded by the coding sequence ATGAATGCCATCGGACTCATCGCACCCTGCCTCTTCTACCGTGATGCGAACGCCGCCATCGAGTTCCTGGTCCGTGCCTTCGACTTCCGCGTGCGCCTGCAGGTGCCGGACGAACAGGGCGGCGTGGCACATGCCGAGCTCACCTTCCGCGACTCGGTGATCATGGTGGGCACCGCGAAGCCTGCGCGCGGCTGGCAGAGCCCGATGGACCTGGCCGGCGTGAACCAGACGCTGAGTGTCACGGTGGAGGATGCCGACGCGCACCACGCGCAGGCGGTGGCCGCGGGCGCGTACATCGAACGGGGCCTGGAGGACGCGAGCTATGGCAGTCGCGGCTACGAGGCGCGAGACCCGGAGGGGAACTGCTGGTACTTCGGGACCTACGTGCCCGGCGCCTGGTGGGACGGCAAGACGCCGGGGTGA
- a CDS encoding helix-turn-helix domain-containing protein gives MLRSHHSRAHLQRHAHADGWWELATQAAAPAVADCVATYVGYEECSRTPLRRFEVPHPNVTVIVNLGDPLDVHAPALEPAGARFGSFVAGLFDTVAVTASTGRSRGIELNLSPLATWRLLGVPMHALVNRAVHLGDLLGRDATQLECRLRDAATWDARFDLLDVALARRLERARAMPATVAWAWRAVMREPGAAPVHDITRELQWSRRRLAATFREHVGLTPKALARVVRFDRVVRQVRALPPGESPVWSRLAFGCGYADQPHLVREFREFASLTPTEFHRRLSAILPGVSAP, from the coding sequence ATGCTGAGGTCGCACCACTCCCGGGCACACCTGCAGCGGCATGCGCACGCCGACGGCTGGTGGGAACTCGCGACGCAGGCGGCCGCGCCGGCGGTGGCCGATTGCGTCGCGACCTACGTCGGCTACGAGGAATGCTCCCGCACGCCGTTACGCCGCTTCGAGGTGCCGCACCCGAACGTGACGGTGATCGTGAACCTCGGCGACCCGCTCGACGTGCATGCCCCCGCGCTGGAGCCGGCCGGTGCGCGTTTCGGGAGTTTCGTGGCCGGCCTGTTCGACACCGTGGCCGTCACGGCCAGCACCGGCCGGTCGCGAGGCATCGAGCTGAATCTCTCGCCCCTCGCCACCTGGCGGTTGCTGGGCGTGCCAATGCACGCGCTCGTGAACCGTGCCGTGCACCTCGGGGACCTGCTCGGCCGCGACGCGACGCAGCTCGAGTGCCGGCTGCGCGACGCGGCGACGTGGGACGCGCGATTCGACCTGCTGGACGTCGCCCTCGCGCGACGACTCGAGCGCGCGCGGGCGATGCCGGCGACGGTCGCGTGGGCCTGGCGCGCGGTGATGCGTGAACCCGGCGCGGCACCGGTGCACGACATCACCCGCGAGTTGCAGTGGAGCCGGCGCAGGCTGGCGGCCACCTTTCGCGAACATGTCGGGCTCACGCCGAAGGCGCTGGCGCGTGTGGTGCGCTTCGACCGCGTGGTGCGGCAGGTGCGGGCACTGCCGCCTGGGGAGTCACCAGTCTGGTCGAGACTCGCATTCGGCTGCGGCTACGCAGACCAGCCACACCTGGTCCGCGAGTTCCGCGAGTTCGCCAGCCTCACCCCCACCGAGTTCCACCGGCGCCTGTCCGCGATACTGCCGGGTGTGTCTGCACCTTGA
- the msrB gene encoding peptide-methionine (R)-S-oxide reductase MsrB, with protein MTTPSFVKPTDAELRARLTDEQYQVTQQEGTERAFRNAYWDNHEAGIYVDVVSGEALFSSLDKFDSGTGWPSFTRPIEPANVRTKSDRKFFMTRTEVRSMQADSHLGHLFDDGPKPTGQRYCMNSAALRFIPVDQLEAEGYGQYVALFRPSAVKHD; from the coding sequence ATGACCACACCTTCCTTCGTGAAACCCACCGACGCCGAACTCCGCGCCCGCCTGACGGACGAGCAGTACCAGGTCACGCAGCAGGAGGGCACCGAGCGTGCCTTCCGCAACGCGTACTGGGACAACCACGAGGCGGGGATCTACGTCGACGTGGTGTCCGGCGAGGCGCTGTTCAGCTCCCTCGACAAGTTCGACTCGGGCACGGGGTGGCCGAGCTTCACGCGCCCGATCGAGCCCGCCAACGTGCGGACGAAGAGCGACCGGAAGTTCTTCATGACGCGGACCGAGGTGCGCAGCATGCAGGCCGACTCGCACCTCGGCCACCTCTTCGACGACGGCCCGAAGCCGACCGGCCAGCGCTACTGCATGAACTCTGCAGCCCTGCGCTTCATCCCGGTGGACCAGCTCGAGGCCGAGGGCTACGGGCAGTACGTCGCGCTCTTCCGTCCTTCAGCGGTCAAGCACGACTGA